From the genome of Pseudomonadota bacterium:
AAGCCGTCGCAGAGCCGCGGCAGCTCGCTCGTGCCGTACATGACGGGCGGCGCGGGCGGCGATCGCCGCGTCTACCTCGACCAGCCGCTCGGGCCGTACATGCCCGAGGCGCACGCCGTGATCGACGGCGGCTTCAAGCTCATCCACACGGCCGTGGGCAACAGGTACGAGCTGTACGATCTCGGCGCGGACCCCGGCGAGAAGACGGATCTCTCGACCTCGCGGCCCGACGAGCTCGCGCGCATGAAGGCGGTCTACGAGGAGCTCCGCGGCGGCCTCGAGCGGAACGCCGACGTCTACCGGCCGTAGCGGATCCCCGACAAGAAGAATAGTGGAGGCGCAGGGAGTCGAACCCTGGTCCGAATGCGCTCCACACCGGCCTCTACAATCTTATTCCGTCTTTTGTTTAGCCTCGCCGACCTCCGACGGACAGGATGTCGTCGCGGCGAGCTCGCGTGTTTTTGACTGTCAGCGCCACGAGCAGACGCGGACAGCGATCCCGTTGAAATTATGCCCTTCCGAGTGCACGGGCACTCCTCGGTCGGACATCCGGCGCCTAAGCAGCCAGAGCGTAGCTGTTGTTGTTGGCAGCTGTCGTTTCCCGCCGTTTTGACGCGGTGACAGGAACCCGCGGATTGCAGCCGGTGCTTCAATAGCACCCGTCGAAACCGTTACGCCCCCATTGTCAAAGAGCCGACGCGCCGTCTCGGGCGCGCTGGGAATATAAGGCCGCGCGGCCCGGGGCGATAGGGGGGGCGTGAATTTCTCCGTCCGCTCGTCCTCGGGCGCGGGATGTGCCATGGTGTTCCCAGGGTCGAGCGGGAGCGGGAGGCAGGCATGGGCGCCGTCGAGAGAGAGACGATCCACTTCGTGCAGGCGTTCGTCGCCGGGCGCGGCGACGCGCTGGCGGCCGAGCCGCCCATCGGCTGCAAGTCCGCCGGCGAGGCGTGCCGCAAGGCCGCGCGGCTCTCCTCGACCCGGCTCGGCGTGGTCGCCTTCTCGGTGTCGGCCGACACCGCGCTCGGCGAGTACGACGAGAAGCCGACGATCCTGTTCAAGGCCGGCCGCCTCCCCGCGCCCTTCGACGAGTAGGGCCGGAGCACGATCGCGATGACGGCTCAACTGAGGAAGAACGAGATGAATACGCTCCGGACGCTCCTGCTGCGCATCGAGCGGAGGTTTCCATGAAGATCGAGCAGGTTCCGTTCACGACCATCGATTGGAGTCAGGTGCCGAAGGTCGAGCACCCCGGCGAGCGGGGCACCTCGCACCGGAGGAGCTTCGAGATGGGCAACATCCGCGTGCGGATGGTGGAGTACGGCCCCGGCTGCAGCTGCCAGGTGGCCGATGGCGCCGCTCCCCACCGCTCGGTCACGGAGAAGGGCGCGACGCTGTTCGTGGTGGATTGACTTCGGTGGGGTTCTTTGGGCTGTGATATCGTCCGCGACGAGGTGGAAACATCGTGACAACGACTCTCGGGAGCGACGGCAACATGCTGCGGATGGCGCTGTGGGCGATCCTGTTGATCTCCGCGGGCTGCGCCGCTCCCCGCAACCACGTCGTCCCGCCCGGCGCAGCGGTGGTTCCGCTGAAGGATGCCGCGGATCGCTTCGGCTACCGGGCCGAGCGGGAGCGGTTGCTCGTGCTGCTCGAGGACGCGCGGGAGCCGGGAGAGCAGGCTCGGCTCACCATGGAGCTCGCCGACCTGGCCGAGCGCACCCGGGGCGAGGCACTGGCGCGCGGGGCCGAGCTCGAGAAGAGCCACGACCATGCGGCGCGCGCCGAGCGGGACGAGTTCGGACGCCTGGCGCAGCGCCTTCAGGACGACGAGCTCAAGCAGCTCGAGCGGATCGCCCGCGACTTCGGGGAAGAGCCGCGCCGCGACGAGGCGCTGTACCGCCTGGCGTTCGCCCTGCTCGACCGGGACAGCCCGGACGTGGCGCTGCAGCACGCGCGCACCCTTTTCGCCGTGTACCCGACGAGCCCCTACGTGGCCCACGCCTACCTGGCGTTCGCCGACCACTTCTTCGAGAAGGAGAATATCGATCAGGCCATCAAGCTGTACGAGAAGGTGATCGCGTTCGATAACCCGGAAGCCACGCCCAGGGCCCATTTCCAGCTGGGGAAGTGCAGTATCGCCAAGGGCGAGCACGCGAAGGCGCTGCAGTCGTTCGTCGACGCGGCGAACGCCGGGCAAGGCTTAAGCGGCGCGGCCGGGGCGGCGGTGCGCGACGAGGCGCTCGCCGAGCTGGTCCAGGCGTACGCCGTCGCGGGCGCCCCGGAAAAGGCGCTCGCGTTCTTCGAACGGGTAGGCGAGGACCGGATCGACGACATGCTCGAACGGCTGGGCGCCGCGTACTTCGACGACGGCCGCTTCCGCGAATCGATCGTGATCAACCGCCAGGTCTCGGACCGGGTCGAGTGCTCGCCCGTGCAGGCGCGGGCCCACGTCGCGGTGTTCGAGGCGCGGCTCTACCTCGGGGAGATCGACGACCTGAAGGCCGAGGGCGAGGCGCTCGTGGAGGTGTTCACCCGGCTCACCAAGTGCCTGCCCGCCGAGAAGATCGGCGAGTTCGCCGAGGCCGGCGCCGTGGCCAAGGAGGCGCTCAAGTCCCAGGCCGAGCGATATAGGCGGGAGTACGAGTTCAGCGGCGAGCCCGCCGCGGCGGAGATGGCGGACCAATTGGAGGTGATGGCCGAGAGTTTTTAAGGATGAAAGGGGCG
Proteins encoded in this window:
- a CDS encoding tetratricopeptide repeat protein, which produces MTTTLGSDGNMLRMALWAILLISAGCAAPRNHVVPPGAAVVPLKDAADRFGYRAERERLLVLLEDAREPGEQARLTMELADLAERTRGEALARGAELEKSHDHAARAERDEFGRLAQRLQDDELKQLERIARDFGEEPRRDEALYRLAFALLDRDSPDVALQHARTLFAVYPTSPYVAHAYLAFADHFFEKENIDQAIKLYEKVIAFDNPEATPRAHFQLGKCSIAKGEHAKALQSFVDAANAGQGLSGAAGAAVRDEALAELVQAYAVAGAPEKALAFFERVGEDRIDDMLERLGAAYFDDGRFRESIVINRQVSDRVECSPVQARAHVAVFEARLYLGEIDDLKAEGEALVEVFTRLTKCLPAEKIGEFAEAGAVAKEALKSQAERYRREYEFSGEPAAAEMADQLEVMAESF